Proteins from one Bifidobacterium sp. ESL0732 genomic window:
- a CDS encoding pseudouridine synthase, which translates to MPHAYSHAEKAHHDNYDEGIRLQKLLAQAGFGSRRKCEEIITEGRVEVDGELVTELGTRVDPSSQQIRVDGSRIRLNNKHITLALNKPKKVLSTMDDPKGRFTLRDIVGDKYERIFHMGRLDYETEGLILMTNDGELSQHVMHPRYEVKKTYIATLDGRISGNICRRLVSQGVNLDDGLIRLDNCAIIDSSRDQAIVKVVLHSGKNRIVRRIFGAVGFPVRRLVRTQIGPIKLGDLKPGSYRVLSQTEVRSLAKEVGL; encoded by the coding sequence ATGCCACACGCATATTCACACGCCGAAAAGGCGCATCACGATAATTACGATGAAGGAATTAGACTTCAGAAGCTCTTGGCGCAGGCCGGTTTCGGCTCGAGGCGCAAGTGTGAGGAAATCATCACAGAAGGTCGGGTAGAGGTCGATGGGGAACTGGTGACCGAGCTCGGCACCCGCGTCGACCCGTCGAGCCAACAGATCCGAGTCGACGGGTCGAGGATTCGACTCAACAACAAGCACATCACCTTGGCACTCAACAAGCCCAAGAAGGTGCTTTCGACCATGGACGACCCGAAGGGGCGCTTCACGCTTCGCGACATTGTCGGTGACAAGTACGAGCGCATTTTCCACATGGGGCGTCTCGATTACGAAACCGAAGGCCTCATCCTGATGACCAATGACGGCGAGCTGAGCCAGCACGTCATGCACCCGCGCTACGAGGTCAAAAAGACGTATATCGCCACGCTTGACGGGCGTATCAGCGGCAACATCTGCCGGCGACTCGTGTCTCAGGGAGTTAACCTGGACGACGGGCTGATCCGGCTCGACAATTGCGCCATCATCGATTCATCGCGCGACCAGGCCATTGTCAAGGTGGTGCTGCATTCTGGCAAGAACCGTATCGTCCGCCGTATCTTCGGTGCTGTGGGCTTCCCGGTGCGCAGACTCGTGCGTACGCAGATCGGGCCGATCAAACTCGGCGATCTGAAGCCGGGTTCGTACCGTGTGCTTTCGCAGACGGAAGTTCGCTCGCTTGCCAAGGAGGTTGGCTTGTGA